Sequence from the Flavobacterium sp. TR2 genome:
AAGAGAAGAGATGTAAGCTATGCCAAACAACTGCTAAATCCTGCAACAGGAACGCTTTATACTTTTCCGAAGCCAATCTTCAAAAAATATTTGGATTTAAGCAATCTCGCAACGCCTTCCAATGTTGCCATCAACTTTCCGGTTATTCGCTATGCAGACATCCTTTTGTCTTTAGCGGAAGCGATAAATGAACAAAGCGGACCAACTGCAGAATCGTATGAATTGATTAACCAAGTAAGAAGAAGAGCTTTTGGAAAAGCCATTACAACACCAGATGCCTCTGTTGATTTGGTTGGATTAAACCAAACCAGTTTTAGAGCTGCAATTCAGGAAGAACGCAAAAAAGAATTTGTTCAGGAAGGACAGCGCTGGTACGATTTGGTAAGATGGGGAACATTGGTTACCGAAGTTAAAAAAGTAACGGCTAAAAACTCGGTTTCAGAGCGCAATAATCTGTACCCGATACCGCAAAGCGAAAGAAATATTAACCCTGACGGCTTGCCTCAGAATCCTGGATATTAGTATTCAATGAAATATAAACACATAATCTTGTCATTTCGACGAAGGAGAAATCTCCGCAAGAAACTCGACAAAGATTTGCTAAGCTTTACGGAGCTACTCACAGAGATTTCTCCTTCGTCGAAATGACAAATAGAGACGAAATCAATCTTCTGACAATGAATACCCTAGCCCCGATAGAAGTGAAAATCCTTTTGTGGCGGGGTTCGCCACAAAAGATTGCAACGGATAGCGGGATTAGCTCCTAAAAAAACAAAATATTATTTGAAAACCTTTTAACTAAAAAAATTATACACTATGAAAAATTTAAAAAATAGCATCTCAATCAAAGGCTCTAAGAAGGGGCTTTTGCTTACCGCTTTCTTAATTGCTCAATTAGGATTTGCACAAGAAAATACAGAATTTAAAGGAACCATAGGAAAAACTTTGGCCGATTCCAAAGAATATTGGCCAGATCCCGTTACGGCACCAAAAGGCGCTCCGAATGTGGTTTGGATTTTATTGGATGATGTAGGATTTGGAGCTTCAAGCGCATTTGGAGGTTTAATCAACACGCCTACTTTTGATAATCTGGCAAACAATGGTTTACGTTACACAAACTTCCATACAACTGCAATTTGCGCTCCTACCCGTGCAGCATTATTGACAGGAAGAAATTCAGGAAGAGTTCATGTAAGCGGATTTTCGCACACCATTTTATCAGCAGGTTTCCCAGGTTGGGACGGTAGAATCCCTTCTGATAAAGGAACCATTGCAGAGATTTTGCGTGACAATGGCTATAATACTTTCGCCGTTGGAAAATATGGCGTTACGCCAGACGAAGATGCCACAGATGCAGGTCCGTTTGACAGATGGCCAACTGGAAAAGGTTTCGATCATTTCTACGGATTTTTAGGTTCTCAAACCGACCAATACAATCCTGATTTGGTAGAAGATCAAGTTCATATAAAACCAGATGGGCGCCATTTGAATGAATTAATTACTGATAAAGCCATCAGCTACATTCAGAAGCAGCAGAAAGCGGCACCTGGAAAACCATTTTTCTTATATTATGCACCGGGAGCAGTTCATGCACCTCATCAGGTAGCAGAAAAATGGGTTGAACCATACAAAGGCAAATTTGACGAAGGTTGGGATGTTTACCGCGAAAAAGTTTTGGCTAACCAAAAGAAACTAGGAATATTTCCTCAAAACGCAGGACTTCCAGATCGTAACGCCTTAATTACAGAATGGAAAAAACTGACTCCTGACCAAAAGAAAGTATACGCTAGATTCATGGAAGTTTACGCTGGATTCTTGACGTATACCGATTACGAAATTGGAAGAGTTGTTTATTATTTAAAACAAAGCGGACAGCTTGACAATACTTTAATCTTTGTGGCCATTGGCGATAATGGCGCAAGTAAAGAAGGCACTTTGCAAGGAACAATCAATCAGAGTTTATTTGCTCAAGGAAAAACAGACGAAGAGAACTTTCAAAGCAATTTGAACAATATTGGGGAAATCGGAACAGCAAAAGGTTTAAACACCAATTATCCTTTAGGATGGGCTCAGGCAACAAATGCTCCTTTCAAAAACTGGAAACAAGATGCCCATTCAGAAGGCGGAACTCGCAACCCATTGATTGTTTTTTATCCAAACGGAATTAAAGACAAAGGCGGCATTAGAAACCAATACAGCCACGTAACCGATTTGCTTCCTACTACTTTAGCCATTACTGGAATTAAAGCGCCAGAATATATCAAAGGAATCAAACAAGACATTATTCAAGGTTCATCATTTCAAGCTTCTTTAGATAATCCTAAAGCAGAATCGCTGCATAAAGTGCAGTACTACTACATTTTTGGAAACAGGGCCATTTATAAAGACGGATGGAAAGCTTCTGCCGCGCATTTGCCAGATTCTTTTGCTGTGAAAAAATCTTTAGGCAATAACGAGAAACCCGCTCCAAGCAATTTTGATACAGATGTTTGGGAATTGTACAATCTAAACGAAGATTTTAACGAACGTAATAATCTGGCGAAAAAATATCCTGAAAAACTGGCTGAACTTCAAAAATTATTTGACGAGCAAGCCAAAGAAAACAATCTATACCCATTGATTGACTGGCAGGATGTTTACAACAGAAGAATCCATAATACTGGTGCCGACAAAGGAAAAACAGTTTCTGACTTGATCAAACAGGCTACAAAACCTGGAGGAACAAATAACTAAAATACATAACCTGCAAGGTTTTCCAAACCTTGTAGGTTTCTACTAAAAAAACAAATACCTACAAGGTTTAAAAAACCTTGCAGGACATAAAATGAACGATTATGAAACGAGTAGATTATGAAATTATCGGAAAAAAGATTGTCGTTGGGATAATCTTGTTCTTAGTTCCTCTGGCCATTCTTGCTGGCGGACTAGCAGTAGTAAATCAATTTTTAAAATAAGAAATCATGGCAATAGTTCAAAAAGAAAAATTAACGAGAGACTTAACCATAAGTTTCTTCATTTACAGTTTGCCTGTTGTGGCAATTTACCTTTATTTTAAATTAACAGGCGGAGCTGTAAGCGAATCGCATATTACGCTTCCTTCATTTTTAGAATTTGCCCAACCTGTTTTTGCTAACATCAGAACTTGGGGGCTAACAGTCTTTATGATCGTTTTAGGAATCATTGAATTTGCGGCTGGATTATACGATGATGAATGGACAGGCGAAGAACGCAAAATTGACATTGTTTGTTTCTTAGCTCCAAAATTGCTTTTGCCTCCTGTAATTGCATTTTTCAGCTTAACCGCTTTGCCTTATCTATTGCCAAATTTGGCTAATTCACTATCGTGGGTCCCATTTTGGGGAGGTTTTTTCTTAATTGCAATTGCAGACGATTTAACCCAATATTGGTATCACAGATTGCATCATCAGGTTCCTTTTTTGTGGCGTTTTCATAGAACGCACCATTCAGCTCCATACATGGGAATGGCAATGGCTTCTAGACAAAACTTTATTTATACGGTTTTCTTCTCTCAAATTTATTTGACGGCGACTTTAACGTATTTAGGTTTAGGGCTTCCTGCGTTGTTTGTTTTAGTAATCAAAAGTTTCATCACTTTAGGAGCGCACTCCAGCATTCCATGGGATAAACCTTTTTACAAATACAAAGTATTGCATCCAATTGCGTGGGTTTTAGAAAGACTGATTTCTACTCCTGCAACGCATCATGCACACCACGCAGACACAAGCGGAGACGGTGTAGGACATTTCAAAGGAAACTTCGGAAATATGTTCTTCATCTGGGATGTCATTTTCGGAACAGGATTGATTACTCGCCAATATCCAAAATCATTCGGAACAAAATCGTACAAACAAGAAGAATGGTACGCTCAGTTTCTTTGGCCGATTTTTAAATCTAAAAAAGAAGGAAGTTCTCTTGCCGAAGGCGTTTTGTCACTTCCGTTAAAACCTAAGGCTGCTGAAGAAACCCCTGCGCCAGTATTAGAAAGAGTATAATACTTCTCGATTATGAAAAATAAAATTCTAAAAACCAGCATAACAGCAATTGTCTTTTTATGGACAGTTGCTGCTTTTTCTCAAAATGAAATCCATAGCTCATTGTCTCTGGATTCTTTTTATTCGAAAATTAAAAGTCAAAAAAATCCACAGATTGTTGACGCGAGAACGCCTGAAGAATTTGCATTGAATCATATTGAAGGTGCGGTAAATTTTAATCTTCAGTCTGAAAATTATGCGCAATCTGTTGCTAAATTAGATAAGTCAAAACCTGTTTTTATTTATTCTATCGGAGCCGGCAGAAGTGTCGCCTTAGAAAAAGAACTATTAAAAAACGGTTTCTCAGAAGCCTATAGTTTGGAAGGCGGAATTGCAAATTGGATTGGAAACGGAAAACCTTTTTACTCCAACCTAAAAAGCAAATTGTCTTTGGCTGAATTCAATACAATCATTGCTGAAAATAAAACCGTTTTGGTTGATATTGGCTCAAAATACTGCGGCGCCTGTAAAAAAGTCAAACCGCTTTTAGAAACCATTAGATCAGAATATGGTTCAAACTTAAAAATCGTAGAAATTGAGCTAGAAGACAGTCCGCAAGTTATTGCCGATTTAAAAACCGTAAAAGTTTTCCCTACTTTGATTTTATATCAAAACGGAAAAATCGTTTTTAAGAAAGAAGGCATCAACGATTTGAAGAACGAAGTTGATGTAGCACTGGTTTCGAAATAGATATTTCAAACTTTGTCAAAGTTTTAAACTTTGACAAAGTTAATCAGTGCACTGCTTGTCAGGCTGAGCGATCCCGAGACTTCGGGAGAAGCCTCGGAATGACAAAAAATACTTGTAAACCTTTATCAAAATCTTAAAACCTTGAGAAAGGTTACTCAAAAACCAACCAAAAACCATACTATGGCAACCTATAAAAAAATAACCAAAATTGCTGTTCCCATTTTAATAGCGCTTCTCATTCTGGCAGCATTTTTATTTTGGCCGATAAATACGGATGGCACTTTAATCAAAGAAGACCAAAAACTGGCAGAAGGGAAAAAAGAATTTTTAGCTTCAAAACCTAAAGATTCCGTTACTGGGAAAAAGACCAATATTATTATTCTCCTCGCAGATGATTTAGGAAAATACGACATTTCGCTTTACGGCGGAAAATCGACACCGACACCCCAAATCGATTCTCTAGCAGCTTCAGGAGCTACTTTTACAGACGGTTACGCCTCTGCCGCAATCTGCTCGCCCTCACGTGCAGGACTGATCACAGGAAGATATCAAGAACGCTTTGGACATGAATATCAGCCCGGAGATCGCTATCCTAAAAACAATCTTGAATATTATGCTTTTAAATATTTAATCAAAACGGACGGTTGGAAATTAAATGACAAGATCGATTATCCAAACGAGGCCTCTATCAAAACGCAAGGACTCCCTAAATCTGAAATCACTTTTGCCGATTTAGCCAAAAGGCAAGGTTACAGCACAGGAATTATCGGAAAATGGCATTTGGGCCACAACAAAGGATTTTTTCCTTTAGATCGAGGTTTCGATTATCATTACGGATTTTATCAGGCGTTTTCGCTTTTTGCTCCCGAAGATGATCCAGATATTATCAATCATCATCATAAAGATTTTACAGATAAGACCATTTGGGGCAATGGCCGTGTCGGAATTGGACAAATTCGCAGAGACACTACAATTATTGATGAAAAAGCCTATTTGACAGAAAAGTTTGCCGAAGAAGCAGAAGCTTTTATTGATAAAAATAAAAACAAGCCTTTCTTGCTCTACATTCCGTTTAATGCTCCTCACACGCCATTTCAAGTTCGAAAAAAATATTACGATCGTTTCCCGAATGTAAAAGACGAAAACAAACGTGTCTATTTTGCCATGATCAGCGCTTTGGATGATGCCATTGGAAGAATTCGCGAAAAAGTCAAAAAAGAAGGTCTTGAAGAAAATACCTTAATCATTTTTGTCAGTGATAACGGCGGTGCCGATTATACTTTTGCGACAACAAATGCACCTCTTAAAGGCGGCAAATTTTCTCATTTTGAAGGCGGCATCAATGTTCCGTTTGCGCTTTCGTGGAAAGGAAAAATAAAACCTCATACCGTTTACAAAAACCCTGTAAGCACTTTGGATATTTTTACAACAATCGCATCAGCTATTGGTTCTGAATTACCAAAAGACCGTATTTATGATGGTGTAGATTTAATTCAAACAATAAATGAAAACAAAGTAGCGCACAAAGATTTATATTGGCGCTCTGGCGATGCAAAAGCCATTAGAAGCGGTGACTGGAAACTAATCATCAGCGGAAAAACGCATGAAAAATGGCTTTATAATCTTGCCTCTGATAAATCTGAAATAACAGACCTCTCACAAAAACATCCAGAAAAAGTAAAAGAATTGCAAACTGCGCTGCAAACTTGGGAAAAAGGTTTAATTAAACCACTTTGGCCCAATTTAACTTATTATGAATTCGATTTTGGCAAACAGAAATACTTTGTTGATTTGTAAGCCTAAGTTGAAACCCAACGAAATAATTACTTTTTTTGATATTTTAAGTAATTATAAAAAAAGCGATTGTTGTCAGGGCAATCGCTTTTTAATAAAAATGAAATGGTCTACAAAAAAAGCAGCAAATTAATTTGCTGCTTTTTCGTTTTACCCCAAAAAGGAGTGTTATTTTTTAAATTCATTCAAAGATTTCTCAATAATTTGCAGACATTCTAGAA
This genomic interval carries:
- a CDS encoding arylsulfatase produces the protein MKNLKNSISIKGSKKGLLLTAFLIAQLGFAQENTEFKGTIGKTLADSKEYWPDPVTAPKGAPNVVWILLDDVGFGASSAFGGLINTPTFDNLANNGLRYTNFHTTAICAPTRAALLTGRNSGRVHVSGFSHTILSAGFPGWDGRIPSDKGTIAEILRDNGYNTFAVGKYGVTPDEDATDAGPFDRWPTGKGFDHFYGFLGSQTDQYNPDLVEDQVHIKPDGRHLNELITDKAISYIQKQQKAAPGKPFFLYYAPGAVHAPHQVAEKWVEPYKGKFDEGWDVYREKVLANQKKLGIFPQNAGLPDRNALITEWKKLTPDQKKVYARFMEVYAGFLTYTDYEIGRVVYYLKQSGQLDNTLIFVAIGDNGASKEGTLQGTINQSLFAQGKTDEENFQSNLNNIGEIGTAKGLNTNYPLGWAQATNAPFKNWKQDAHSEGGTRNPLIVFYPNGIKDKGGIRNQYSHVTDLLPTTLAITGIKAPEYIKGIKQDIIQGSSFQASLDNPKAESLHKVQYYYIFGNRAIYKDGWKASAAHLPDSFAVKKSLGNNEKPAPSNFDTDVWELYNLNEDFNERNNLAKKYPEKLAELQKLFDEQAKENNLYPLIDWQDVYNRRIHNTGADKGKTVSDLIKQATKPGGTNN
- a CDS encoding sterol desaturase family protein; the protein is MAIVQKEKLTRDLTISFFIYSLPVVAIYLYFKLTGGAVSESHITLPSFLEFAQPVFANIRTWGLTVFMIVLGIIEFAAGLYDDEWTGEERKIDIVCFLAPKLLLPPVIAFFSLTALPYLLPNLANSLSWVPFWGGFFLIAIADDLTQYWYHRLHHQVPFLWRFHRTHHSAPYMGMAMASRQNFIYTVFFSQIYLTATLTYLGLGLPALFVLVIKSFITLGAHSSIPWDKPFYKYKVLHPIAWVLERLISTPATHHAHHADTSGDGVGHFKGNFGNMFFIWDVIFGTGLITRQYPKSFGTKSYKQEEWYAQFLWPIFKSKKEGSSLAEGVLSLPLKPKAAEETPAPVLERV
- a CDS encoding thioredoxin domain-containing protein, whose protein sequence is MKNKILKTSITAIVFLWTVAAFSQNEIHSSLSLDSFYSKIKSQKNPQIVDARTPEEFALNHIEGAVNFNLQSENYAQSVAKLDKSKPVFIYSIGAGRSVALEKELLKNGFSEAYSLEGGIANWIGNGKPFYSNLKSKLSLAEFNTIIAENKTVLVDIGSKYCGACKKVKPLLETIRSEYGSNLKIVEIELEDSPQVIADLKTVKVFPTLILYQNGKIVFKKEGINDLKNEVDVALVSK
- a CDS encoding sulfatase-like hydrolase/transferase, encoding MATYKKITKIAVPILIALLILAAFLFWPINTDGTLIKEDQKLAEGKKEFLASKPKDSVTGKKTNIIILLADDLGKYDISLYGGKSTPTPQIDSLAASGATFTDGYASAAICSPSRAGLITGRYQERFGHEYQPGDRYPKNNLEYYAFKYLIKTDGWKLNDKIDYPNEASIKTQGLPKSEITFADLAKRQGYSTGIIGKWHLGHNKGFFPLDRGFDYHYGFYQAFSLFAPEDDPDIINHHHKDFTDKTIWGNGRVGIGQIRRDTTIIDEKAYLTEKFAEEAEAFIDKNKNKPFLLYIPFNAPHTPFQVRKKYYDRFPNVKDENKRVYFAMISALDDAIGRIREKVKKEGLEENTLIIFVSDNGGADYTFATTNAPLKGGKFSHFEGGINVPFALSWKGKIKPHTVYKNPVSTLDIFTTIASAIGSELPKDRIYDGVDLIQTINENKVAHKDLYWRSGDAKAIRSGDWKLIISGKTHEKWLYNLASDKSEITDLSQKHPEKVKELQTALQTWEKGLIKPLWPNLTYYEFDFGKQKYFVDL